The region ATCTTGTTCTGCAGCAATGCCAAGCCCTTCAGCAAGGCCCTCTTGATCTGCGCCGCCTCCACATACCAGGCGCGGATGGCGCCGATGTGCTCTGCCGTGCCGGGCGCATCCATGCGTCGCGCGCCCTCGGCCAGTTGCACCAGCGGCCGCGAAATCAGGCTGGCCAGCCACCAGATGAATGGCAGGCTCAGCAAGGCGATCGGCAGCGAATGCCATAGCGTGTTGGCCATCAACTGGTTCAGCGGGGCCAGGGTCATGGCAGTCGGGCGCTGCGCCACGATGCCCCAGCCCGTCGACGGCATGACGGCGTAGCCGGCCAGCATGTCCACGCCCAGGCTGTTGTGCATGCGCCGGTTGCCGCCGCCCTGCTGCGCGATGATGGTGTCGATGACGTCATTCTTGCCGGCCACGTCGCCCAGGCGTTCAGGGTTCGGGTGGTACAGCAGGCGCCGGTTCTGGTCGACCACGTACAGGTAGGAGCCGTCGCGGTAGTAATGCTGGCCCAGCATGGTGTAGAGGATGTTTTTCTGTTTCAGGTAAATGCTGCCGCCCACATAGCCGAGGTAGCGGCCATCCTTGCCAACGATGGGATGCGAAATGAAGACCACCAGGTTGCCGGCCGAGGAAACGTAGGGCTGCGTCACCAGCGGACGCCGTTCGCGCAGCGCCTGGATGGCGCCGGCCGAATCGAGCGTGCGGTTTTTCAGGGCCAGGGTTTCCGGCGACACGCCCAGCACCTTGCCCTGGGCATCGACGATGAGCACGGAATTGAAACTGTTCGTTTGCAGGCGCAGGCGCTGTGCCTCGTCCGTCAGCCATTGTTCGTCGCCCAGGCGCGATGGCAGGCTGCCGGCGCTGTAGGCCAGCTGCTGGCGCGCCGACTGCAGGAAATCCTCGGCCGTGCTGGCCAGCTTGCTTGCATACGCGTGGTTCGCTTCCAGGGTGGTGTCGATCAGCAGCTGGCGCTGCACGCTGTAGCTGGCATAGAAGGTATTGGCCAGGGACACCAGGGCGCTGGCAAAGGCCACGAGCACGATCAAACGGCGCAAATTCATGCGCAGAACAGGTTTAGTCCACATGGAGTCGGCAAGATTTGGAAAGTATTGCACTAAAGAAAGAGCGCATTATACCGAGAGGCCCGTGCCAATATTGAAATCTTGGCATCCATGGTCAAAGAAAGTGTACAAGCGGCAACGCAGAGCGCTGCCGCCTTGATATGCATCAAGCGTGGATGGCGTGCTTGCGGACCCAGTCCACGTAACGCTGCATCCAGCCCTGGAAAAAGCCCAGGCTGGCAGGTCCGATGCCGCCATGTTCGTCGAACAGGCCGTCCTTGGCCTGGATAAACATTTCAGGCTGGTTCAGCAGCGGCACGTCCAGGTAGGCGAGCACATTGCGCAAATGCTGCTGCGCCAGGGCCGTGCCCGTGGCACCGACGGAAACGCCCAGCACGGCGCCCGGCTTGCCGCCCCACACGCTCTGGCCATACGGACGCGAACCGTGGTCGAGGGCGTTTTTCAGCACGCCGGGGATCGAGCGGTTGTATTCGGGGGTGAGAAACAGCAAGGCTTGCGAAGCGGAAATGTCGGATTTGAGGCGCAGCACCTGCTCGGACTGCGCGCCATCGTCATCCTGGTTGTACAGCGGCAAGTCGCCGATGTCGATGTGCTTGAAGGAAAACTCGGGCGGCGCCAGCTTGACGAGCGCATCGGCCAGCTTGCGGTTGAAGGAATCCTTGCGCAGGCTGCCGACGATGATAGCAACGTTATATTGACTCATATAAATCCCCGATATTGGTTAATAGAAAGCCCTGGAGTGAAGCTCACGCCAGGGCTATCTTGCCACACAATCATCGGTTTCGCGCTGCTTAACGTGCGCCGGCAAGCCCTTGGTACTCGCGGTAGTAACGCCCGCCCAAATTGGTCAGTACCTCGTAGCCGATGGTATTGGCCATGGCCGCGACGGCGTCGACCGGGTGTTCCGCGCAAATCAGGTCGACCAGGCTGCCCGGCGCGACGCGCTCTTCGGCGATGGCGCTCACGTCGAGCGTGATGGAATCCATCGAGATGGCGCCGATCTGCGGCACTTTCACGCCGTCGACGATGGCCAGGCCCTGGTTGCTCATGCTGCGCAGCCAGCCATCGGCATAACCGACGGAAACAGTGGCCACCTGGCGCGGCTCGCTGGCCGTGTAGCGGCGGCTGTAGCCAACATGGTCGCCGGCGGCAATCGTGCGCGTCTGCAGCACCTTGCCTTGCAGGCGCACCACGGAGCGCAGGGGATTCGGTTCGCCTCCCTGCGGCCCGATGCCGTACAGGGCCGCGCCGGGGCGCACCAGGTCAAAGTGATAATCGGGCGACAAGAAGATGCCCGAGGAATTGGCCAGGCTGGCGCGGTATTGCGGCAAACGGGCGCGGATGGCGATGAAACGGGCCAGCTGCTCGCCATTCATGGGATTGCCGCGCTCGTCGGCGCACGCCAGGTGGCTCATGATGTAGCGCACCTTGATGCCGTCGAGAAAGTGCGGGTCCAGCAGCCAGGCGTCGACTTCCCGCGGCGACAGACCCATGCGCGACATGCCCGTGTCCACCTGCACGATGGCGTCCAGGGTGGTGCCCAGCGCTGCTGCGTGCTGGCGCCAGCCGGCCACCTGCGGCTCGCTGTTGAGTACTGGCGTCAGGCCATGGGCCGTGAATTCGCCTTCCGTGCCGACGGGCGGGCCGTGCAGCACGAAGATGGCCGCGTCCGGCGCCACGTGCGGACGCAGGCTGATGCCCTCTTCCAGGTGCGCCACAAAAAAGTGCCGGCAACCTTCTTCATACAGGGCCGCGCCCACTTGCGCGGCGCCCAGGCCATACGCGTCGGATTTCACGACGGCCGAGCAGGCGGCCGGGTGCGCCTTGTCGCGCAGCAAGCGGTAGTTGGCGCGCACGGCGTCCAGATCCACCGTCAGGATGGCGCCGCTACGTTCCTTGGGAGGCATGCTGGCCGCCATCTCAGGCCGCCGCGTGCTGCAGTTTGCCCTGGCCCTGCGCGCCGCTGTAGCGGCTGACGGACAGGTCGTCGGCCAGGATGGCCGGCTTTTTCGACGACATCAGGTCGGCCAGCAATTGTGCCGAACCGCAGGACATGGTCCAGCCCAGTGTGCCGTGGCCCGTGTTGAGGAACAGGTTGCGCAGCGGCGTGCGGCCGACGATCGGCGTGCCGTCCGGCGTCATCGGACGCAAGCCCGTCCAGAAAGTCGCTTCCGCCGTGTTGCCGCCGCCGGGGAACAGGTCGTTGACGACCATCTCCAGGGTTTCGCGGCGGCGCGGGTTCAGGTTCAGGTTGTAGCCGGCGATTTCCGCCATGCCGCCCACGCGGATGCGGTCGTCGAAACGCGTCACGGCAATTTTGTAGGTTTCATCGAGGATGGTCGATACGGGCGCCTTGGCCGCGTTGACGATAGGCACGGTGATCGAGTAGCCCTTCAATGGATACACGGGAATGTCCAGCAGCGGCTTCATGAAGCCCGTCGAGTAGGAACCGAGCGCCACGACATAGGAATCGGCCTTGACGATTTCCGCGCCACATTGCACGCCAGCGATTTCGTCGCCCTGCGTCAGCAAGGCATCGATGGACACGCCATAGCGGAACTTCACGCCCAGCGCCTCGGCCATCTCGGACAGGCGGGTGGTAAACAGCTGGCAGTCGCCCGTTTCATCGTTGGGCAGGCGCAGGCCGCCGAACAGTTTATCCTTGACAGCTTCCAGGGCCGGCTCGGCGCGCGACAACTCGTTGCGCTGCAGTACTTCATATGGCACACCCGCATCTTTCAATACTTCGATATCCTTGGCGGCATCGTTGTATTGTTTTTCAGTGCGGAACAATTGCATCGTGCCTTGCTGGCGGCCTTCATAGGTGATGCCGGCCTCGGCGCGCAGCACCTTGAAGCAGTCGCGGCTGTATTCGGCCAGGCGCACCATGCGTTCCTTGTTCACGGCATACGCTTCCGGTGTGCAATTACGCAACATCTGCCACATCCATTTGAGCTGGGCGGCGCTGCCGTCGAGCGAGATGGCCAGCGGTGCGTGGCGCTGCATCATCCACTTCACGGCTTTCAGGGGAATGCCGGGCGCGGCCCATGGCGAAGCGTAGCCGGGCGAGATTTGCCCCGCATTCGCGAAGCTGGTTTCCAGTGCCGGGCCCGGCTGGCGGTCGATGACGGTCACCTCATGTCCTGCCTTGGCCAGATAGTAAGCACTGGTGACGCCGATGACGCCGCTACCCAGAATCACGATACGCATAGTTTCCTCATTATATTTTTTAGGCTGACGCCAGATTAACCGCTATCATATTGGGAAAGAGCCAGTATTTGTTCACGTATAAATCGAGATATTCAGCAATAAATCATGAGAATCCTTAAAGAATCGGCACGTGGCCTCGACAAGCTGGATCGCCACATCCTGCGCATCCTGCAACAGGATGGCCGCATCTCGATGAAAGACCTCGGTGAACAGGTGGGACTGTCCATCACGCCCTGCATCGAGCGGGTCAAGCGCATGGAGCGCGACGGCGTCATCACGGGCTACCACGCCAAGGTGAACCCGGCCGCGCTGGGCGCCAAGCTGCTGGTCTTTGTGGAGATTACGCTCAATCAAAAATCCGCGTCCGCCTTCGAGCAATTCCGCCGCGAAGTGCTGCAAATTCCCGAGGTGCAGGAATGCCACCTGGTGTCGGGCGACTTCGATTACCTGATCAAGGCGCGCATCCATGAAATGGCCGAGTACCGCAAATTGCTGGGCGACATGCTGCTGCAGCTGCCGGGCGCCGCGCAATCGAAAAGCTATGTGGTGATGGAAGAAATCAAGGAAACCCTGGCGCTGTCGACCGACGTATTGCAGAGCCGGTAAAAGTACCGCCAGCCGGTACCGGCAGGATTGCATCGTGCGCCTTTGTATAATCTTGTAGCACATTCGGGGCGACACAAGCACACTGCCCTCCTGACATCACGCCCGTCCCCTCTGAGATTGGAAGCAGTGATGCACATTGGGAGTCCGTATGAACACATTGATAAAACTGGCAGCTTCCTGCCTCGCGGGACTGGCCGTGGCCATGTGCACCGCCAGTGAATACAAAGTTAACCGCGCGCCGGACAATGGCGCCATCTATCAGAACATCAAGGTCGGCAAGACCACCCGCCTCGACCTCGACGCGGCCCTGGGCAACGCCACCGTCGTCAGCTTCGATCCCGGCTATGAAGTCTGGGTCTACAAGAACCAACTGCAAGCGCCCAAGGTGACGCGCCTTATTCCCCTGCTGGGCGAAAAAGGCACGCGCGAAGTGGCCGTCATGTTCGACCAGGCCGGTATCGTGAAGAAATTCCGCATCCACGAGCCGCGCGAGTAAGCCCATGCGGACGCGCCCACAGCGTCCTCTTGTTCTACACTGGCGTTTTATCCTCCGGTGCCTCCATGCAATTACCCGCAAGCCTCGCCCATATCTCGGCGGAACAAGACTGGCAACACACGACAGCGTATCCACCGCTCGGTTTTATTCCCTTCTCTGAAGGCGCGCTGGGCAATGGCGACACCTTCGGCCTGTATTGGCCCATCGGCCGCGAAGCGTCCGAACCCATCGTCGTCGAAACCTGGCACGACGAGTGGCGCATCCAGCCGCACTTTTCCAGCCTGACGGCCTTCCTGCAAGCCCACGCGACAGCGGAAGACGAGTATGTCGGCACGCCGACCCTGGCCGACGACCCCGCCTCGCCGCGCGCCACCTTCCTGGAAGCCAAGGAACAGATCGCGCAGCGCAAGCCGGAGGCGGCCATCGCCCTGCTGGAAGCGGCGCTGGCCATCGTGCCCGAATATACGGACGCCCTGGTGCTGCTGCATGGCCAGTATGTGCGCGCGGGAAGAATCGATGCCGCCGTCAAGGTGGCCATCCAGGCGATCATCTCGCCACCGTCCTTTGGCGGCCCGCCCCTGAAAGCCTTGCAATGGCTGCGCGCGCAGCCAGTGCCGGACGGGGAAATTGACCCCGTCTGGCGCGCCTGCGGGCAATTGTCGTTCCACTTTGGCGGCAGCAAGGAGAATGCAGATTACCCCGTGCTAATGACCGCCATCGCCACCTACCTGGCGCAAGACAACCATGTTGGCGCCTCGACCCTGATGCAAACGTATGCCGAATTGATGAGCGCGGAAACCGTGTCTTTCCAGGAACGCTATGGCTTCGATGCCACCGCTTTCATCGGGCGGCAAATCGCCGTCAGCGCGATGCTGCCGCAAGGCAGCCGCGACCCTGCCACGCTATGGTTACCCGGCGTCGATTAGGCAGCTAGCGCCAGCTTCTCGCGGAATAGCTTACGGTAGACTAATGGCAAAACCTGCAGACTGGCCTGTGACGCGATGGACAGGCCCACCATCGCGACACAGCCTCAGCACGCCAGAACTCAAGCTAAAACTCTGCGCAATCTCAGTGCAAATGCACACTGATTGGTCAATCAAGGCTAAGCTCGTGTACAAATAATGGTCCTGCCTTCGAGCTCACGACCTCACATGATTTCGGCCTTAAATGAACAGCAACGGTCTTTTGCTTCTTTTGACGCCTGTTCTATCGCCAAAGTTTTCAGGGGAGCTACAATAGTTGAACTTTCCTATTTGTAGAGTCCTATGAATACACTTACTCAGCCCCCGCCTCCTGACTCTGAAGATAGCAATGTTCGAGCACTCGGCTCCCTGTATTTATCGGTTTCTAATCAATGGCACGATAAAGACCAGGAACGTGCGAACCGTTTTTTCCAAGAATGGCTTCGAATGTTGCAAGACGAAGTACAGGAGAAAGAAGCTACCATTATAGAAATAATGGCACGCCTTGACTTGCACGACGAACGCATTGCTGAACGGGTTCAGAGTCAAGCATTCCAATCACTGGTAAGGAAAACATTTCGGGACTGGGCAGGAGCCGAAAGTGAAGAAAAGCGTGTCTGGATTCGCAATATTCTGGCAAACGCTGCCGGATCTCAGACTTCAAGTGATGACGTTGTTCGCATGTTCATCAGTTGGATAGGCCAATTCTCCGAGCTTCATTTTCAAGTCATCGGCCAAATATACCAAGCTCATGGTCGAGGCACCTCGCGCGGCATGATCTGGCGTGACCTGAACCGTCCAGCAGTCCGAGAAGACTCGGCAGATGCAGACCTCTATCGTC is a window of Janthinobacterium rivuli DNA encoding:
- a CDS encoding tetratricopeptide repeat protein, yielding MQLPASLAHISAEQDWQHTTAYPPLGFIPFSEGALGNGDTFGLYWPIGREASEPIVVETWHDEWRIQPHFSSLTAFLQAHATAEDEYVGTPTLADDPASPRATFLEAKEQIAQRKPEAAIALLEAALAIVPEYTDALVLLHGQYVRAGRIDAAVKVAIQAIISPPSFGGPPLKALQWLRAQPVPDGEIDPVWRACGQLSFHFGGSKENADYPVLMTAIATYLAQDNHVGASTLMQTYAELMSAETVSFQERYGFDATAFIGRQIAVSAMLPQGSRDPATLWLPGVD
- a CDS encoding Lrp/AsnC ligand binding domain-containing protein; the encoded protein is MRILKESARGLDKLDRHILRILQQDGRISMKDLGEQVGLSITPCIERVKRMERDGVITGYHAKVNPAALGAKLLVFVEITLNQKSASAFEQFRREVLQIPEVQECHLVSGDFDYLIKARIHEMAEYRKLLGDMLLQLPGAAQSKSYVVMEEIKETLALSTDVLQSR
- a CDS encoding sensor domain-containing diguanylate cyclase, translating into MWTKPVLRMNLRRLIVLVAFASALVSLANTFYASYSVQRQLLIDTTLEANHAYASKLASTAEDFLQSARQQLAYSAGSLPSRLGDEQWLTDEAQRLRLQTNSFNSVLIVDAQGKVLGVSPETLALKNRTLDSAGAIQALRERRPLVTQPYVSSAGNLVVFISHPIVGKDGRYLGYVGGSIYLKQKNILYTMLGQHYYRDGSYLYVVDQNRRLLYHPNPERLGDVAGKNDVIDTIIAQQGGGNRRMHNSLGVDMLAGYAVMPSTGWGIVAQRPTAMTLAPLNQLMANTLWHSLPIALLSLPFIWWLASLISRPLVQLAEGARRMDAPGTAEHIGAIRAWYVEAAQIKRALLKGLALLQNKIGKLKTDVETDPLTGLSNRRGMAAALDAWQAQARPFSVIAIDIDHFKQVNDRWGHAVGDEVILRLAQLMRACSRDADVLCRTGGDEFIMLLPDADLDVAMQVAERLRAKVAAAVIPGAGFVTVSLGVVSSEQEAGKVGGADAVLLAADAALYVAKENGRNCVGITEPA
- a CDS encoding NADPH-dependent FMN reductase, which codes for MSQYNVAIIVGSLRKDSFNRKLADALVKLAPPEFSFKHIDIGDLPLYNQDDDGAQSEQVLRLKSDISASQALLFLTPEYNRSIPGVLKNALDHGSRPYGQSVWGGKPGAVLGVSVGATGTALAQQHLRNVLAYLDVPLLNQPEMFIQAKDGLFDEHGGIGPASLGFFQGWMQRYVDWVRKHAIHA
- a CDS encoding D-amino acid dehydrogenase codes for the protein MRIVILGSGVIGVTSAYYLAKAGHEVTVIDRQPGPALETSFANAGQISPGYASPWAAPGIPLKAVKWMMQRHAPLAISLDGSAAQLKWMWQMLRNCTPEAYAVNKERMVRLAEYSRDCFKVLRAEAGITYEGRQQGTMQLFRTEKQYNDAAKDIEVLKDAGVPYEVLQRNELSRAEPALEAVKDKLFGGLRLPNDETGDCQLFTTRLSEMAEALGVKFRYGVSIDALLTQGDEIAGVQCGAEIVKADSYVVALGSYSTGFMKPLLDIPVYPLKGYSITVPIVNAAKAPVSTILDETYKIAVTRFDDRIRVGGMAEIAGYNLNLNPRRRETLEMVVNDLFPGGGNTAEATFWTGLRPMTPDGTPIVGRTPLRNLFLNTGHGTLGWTMSCGSAQLLADLMSSKKPAILADDLSVSRYSGAQGQGKLQHAAA
- the alr gene encoding alanine racemase, whose amino-acid sequence is MPPKERSGAILTVDLDAVRANYRLLRDKAHPAACSAVVKSDAYGLGAAQVGAALYEEGCRHFFVAHLEEGISLRPHVAPDAAIFVLHGPPVGTEGEFTAHGLTPVLNSEPQVAGWRQHAAALGTTLDAIVQVDTGMSRMGLSPREVDAWLLDPHFLDGIKVRYIMSHLACADERGNPMNGEQLARFIAIRARLPQYRASLANSSGIFLSPDYHFDLVRPGAALYGIGPQGGEPNPLRSVVRLQGKVLQTRTIAAGDHVGYSRRYTASEPRQVATVSVGYADGWLRSMSNQGLAIVDGVKVPQIGAISMDSITLDVSAIAEERVAPGSLVDLICAEHPVDAVAAMANTIGYEVLTNLGGRYYREYQGLAGAR